The Pricia mediterranea genome includes a window with the following:
- a CDS encoding class I SAM-dependent methyltransferase, translating into MHHPIGFDKRILRTEVQDFIWKNQRTDIVSLLLQKPVFQDISNRALAQQLEARKKCETKLPKWFGTKGIYYPNKLSIEQSSSEIAAKYKSQLVSGESLIDATGGFGVDSYYFSSQMAQIYHCEIDPRLSKIAAHNLKVLKAENIRTIPTDGIQFLRDSTSYFNWIYLDPSRRSVTEGRVFRLSDYRPNILEDLGLLFAKSDNILLKTSPLLDFSIGISELGAVKEIHVVAVKNEVKELLWILKKGYAGDMMVKTVNFSNRGTETFEYPLSEEKSTRVEYALPLSYIYEPNAAILKSGAFKTVSKRFHLKKLHEHTHLYTADELIDFPGRRFKVKVVLPYNKKQIKRLGLKKANISTRNFPESVAEIRKKFGIGDGGDTYLFFATLTNEVRTVLLCSKE; encoded by the coding sequence TTGCACCATCCCATAGGTTTCGACAAAAGGATATTGCGTACCGAGGTGCAGGATTTTATATGGAAAAATCAGCGGACCGACATCGTATCGCTGCTGCTACAAAAGCCTGTTTTCCAAGACATTTCAAACCGGGCGCTGGCCCAACAGTTGGAGGCCCGCAAAAAATGCGAAACCAAACTGCCGAAATGGTTCGGAACGAAAGGAATCTATTACCCGAACAAGCTCAGTATCGAGCAGTCTTCTTCCGAGATTGCCGCGAAGTACAAGTCCCAACTCGTTTCCGGCGAATCGCTGATCGATGCCACGGGGGGATTTGGGGTGGACAGTTATTATTTCAGTTCCCAAATGGCCCAGATCTACCATTGCGAAATCGACCCGAGGCTTTCCAAAATCGCGGCCCACAATCTTAAGGTTTTAAAAGCGGAAAATATCCGGACCATCCCGACGGACGGGATACAGTTTTTAAGGGATTCCACATCCTATTTCAATTGGATATACCTCGACCCCTCACGAAGATCGGTCACCGAGGGAAGAGTATTCAGGCTATCGGATTACCGCCCGAACATTTTGGAAGACTTGGGGTTGCTTTTCGCCAAGTCGGATAACATCCTTTTAAAAACCTCTCCCCTACTGGATTTTTCGATCGGCATCTCCGAATTGGGCGCAGTAAAGGAAATTCACGTGGTGGCCGTAAAAAATGAGGTCAAGGAACTGCTCTGGATACTGAAAAAGGGATACGCTGGGGACATGATGGTGAAAACCGTGAATTTTTCGAACCGTGGAACAGAAACTTTCGAATATCCGCTATCCGAAGAGAAAAGTACCAGGGTCGAGTACGCCCTGCCCCTATCCTACATCTATGAACCCAATGCGGCCATCTTGAAATCAGGCGCATTTAAGACGGTGTCGAAGCGCTTCCACCTTAAAAAACTGCACGAGCATACCCATTTATATACTGCTGACGAGCTGATCGATTTTCCCGGGCGGCGATTTAAGGTGAAGGTCGTCCTTCCTTACAATAAAAAGCAAATCAAACGGCTTGGCCTTAAGAAAGCGAATATAAGCACACGCAATTTTCCGGAAAGCGTGGCGGAAATTCGGAAAAAATTTGGGATCGGGGACGGGGGGGATACCTATCTTTTTTTTGCAACCCTTACCAACGAGGTTAGGACGGTGCTACTATGCTCAAAAGAATAA
- a CDS encoding DUF4159 domain-containing protein, with protein MNPLEGIRSNLQHLILGTLLFSLGISTADAQEIAVLKYSGGGDWYSNPTSLPNLIGFCNANIGTKITEKPETVEVGSPTIFQYPFLHMTGHGNVIFSEEEAENLRTYLLSGGFLHIDDNYGMEPYLRKELVKVFPDAELEELGTDHPIFDAVYDFPEGLPKIHEHDGKRPQAFGIRYQNRLVLLFTYESDLGNGWEDPSVHNDPEEVRQKALRMGANIIAYAFGH; from the coding sequence ATGAACCCTCTTGAAGGAATTCGAAGTAATCTCCAACATCTCATTCTTGGCACTTTGCTCTTTAGTCTAGGTATTAGCACGGCAGACGCCCAGGAAATCGCCGTACTCAAATATAGTGGCGGCGGGGACTGGTACAGCAACCCGACCTCCCTGCCGAACTTGATCGGATTCTGCAACGCCAATATCGGTACCAAAATCACGGAAAAACCGGAAACGGTAGAGGTCGGGAGCCCCACGATCTTTCAGTATCCGTTCCTGCATATGACCGGTCACGGAAATGTTATTTTTTCGGAGGAAGAGGCCGAGAATTTGCGCACCTACCTGCTGTCGGGCGGTTTTTTGCATATCGACGATAACTACGGAATGGAGCCCTATCTGAGAAAGGAATTGGTGAAGGTCTTTCCGGATGCGGAATTGGAGGAATTGGGGACGGACCATCCTATTTTTGACGCAGTTTATGATTTTCCCGAAGGCTTACCAAAAATACACGAACACGACGGGAAACGACCCCAGGCATTCGGGATAAGGTATCAAAACAGACTGGTGCTGCTGTTCACCTATGAAAGTGACCTCGGTAACGGCTGGGAAGACCCCTCGGTGCATAACGATCCGGAGGAAGTACGACAGAAGGCCCTGAGAATGGGAGCGAACATCATCGCCTACGCTTTCGGACATTAA
- a CDS encoding 16S rRNA (uracil(1498)-N(3))-methyltransferase, with product MQLFYNPDLDQSVSQFTFPEDESRHIVKVLRKKEDDILHITDGKGHTFEAKITDAHPKKCKVKIISSSKKHRRMHRFHLVVAPPKSNDRFEWFLEKATEIGVTEITPIICERSERKMIKYKRLQRVVQAAMKQSLRSYLPQLNEAVSLNDFLEKDQKGLRFIAHCEDSEKTDLARRVAPDQEVTVLIGPEGDFSHDEIKAAENRGFLSVSLGDARLRTETAALVACTIVNTINNR from the coding sequence ATGCAACTCTTCTACAACCCCGACCTCGACCAGAGTGTCTCGCAATTCACTTTTCCCGAAGATGAAAGCAGGCATATCGTAAAGGTCCTGCGCAAGAAAGAGGACGATATCCTTCATATCACTGATGGAAAGGGGCATACGTTCGAAGCGAAAATTACGGACGCCCATCCAAAAAAATGTAAGGTAAAGATCATCTCCAGTTCTAAAAAGCACCGGCGGATGCACCGCTTCCATCTCGTAGTGGCACCGCCAAAGTCAAACGATCGTTTTGAGTGGTTTCTGGAAAAGGCCACCGAGATAGGAGTCACCGAAATCACCCCGATCATCTGCGAACGTTCGGAGCGGAAAATGATCAAATACAAAAGACTGCAGAGGGTCGTTCAAGCCGCCATGAAACAAAGTTTGCGGTCTTATCTTCCCCAACTCAACGAAGCTGTTTCCCTAAATGATTTTTTGGAGAAAGACCAAAAGGGCCTACGCTTTATCGCCCACTGCGAGGACAGCGAGAAAACGGATTTGGCACGTAGGGTCGCCCCCGATCAAGAGGTGACGGTGCTCATCGGACCTGAGGGGGATTTTTCGCATGATGAAATAAAGGCCGCCGAAAACCGAGGTTTCCTGTCCGTATCACTTGGGGATGCCCGATTGCGGACGGAGACCGCCGCCCTGGTTGCCTGCACCATAGTCAACACCATCAACAATAGGTAG
- a CDS encoding TolB family protein produces MGDRILLLLFFTLAVSASAQNQGIVSTLEIYDIETDERRVVLKEDAHFEAPNWSADGKYFIINQNGGLFKVYWDGKKEKLDTGFADRCNNDHGISPDGKTLAISHNVESGEGGWLTSCIFTLPIEGGTPVRVTENTPSFWHGWSPDGSTLVYTAKRGEHFNIYSIPVTGGEETALTDTEGLDDGPEYSPDGKYIYYNSIRSGKMEIWRMHPDGSKPEQLTEDELSNWFPHPSPDGKHLVIISYLKDQGSAHPPMKEVALRLYNLKTGSIRTLCEFTGGQGTINVPSWSSDGKRFAFVSYAYK; encoded by the coding sequence ATGGGAGACCGTATTTTATTATTACTTTTTTTCACGCTCGCTGTATCCGCGTCGGCGCAGAACCAGGGCATCGTCTCGACCCTGGAAATTTACGATATCGAAACCGATGAGCGCAGGGTGGTTTTAAAGGAGGATGCCCATTTTGAGGCCCCGAACTGGAGTGCTGACGGAAAATATTTCATCATCAATCAGAACGGGGGCCTCTTTAAGGTCTATTGGGATGGAAAAAAGGAAAAGCTCGATACCGGTTTCGCCGACCGTTGCAACAATGACCACGGAATCTCCCCGGATGGTAAGACCTTGGCGATCAGCCATAATGTGGAGAGCGGCGAAGGGGGATGGCTTACCTCCTGTATTTTCACGCTTCCCATCGAGGGCGGTACCCCGGTCCGGGTAACGGAAAACACCCCTTCTTTTTGGCACGGCTGGTCCCCCGACGGTAGCACTTTGGTCTATACGGCAAAACGCGGTGAACACTTTAACATTTACTCCATTCCCGTAACCGGCGGGGAGGAAACGGCATTGACCGATACCGAGGGGCTTGACGACGGCCCCGAGTATTCCCCCGACGGAAAGTACATTTACTACAACTCCATCCGCTCCGGAAAAATGGAAATTTGGCGGATGCATCCCGATGGCAGCAAGCCGGAGCAGTTGACGGAGGATGAACTTTCGAACTGGTTTCCCCATCCTTCCCCCGACGGTAAACATCTCGTTATTATATCCTATTTAAAGGACCAGGGCAGCGCCCATCCGCCGATGAAAGAAGTTGCACTTCGGCTTTACAATCTGAAAACAGGGTCGATCCGAACCCTTTGCGAATTCACCGGGGGGCAAGGCACGATTAACGTGCCCTCATGGTCGTCCGATGGCAAACGCTTTGCTTTTGTCAGTTACGCCTATAAATGA
- a CDS encoding four helix bundle protein, with product MQLQNKFKFEKLITWQNSMDLGEHMDVLADNFPKKEIYNLSSQLRRAADSIALNISEGSIVQSKPEFRKFMGYAIRSLAEVVTCIYKAKNRNYIDVNVFQKHYDDSYKLMNMMIAFRNKI from the coding sequence ATGCAACTTCAAAACAAGTTTAAATTTGAAAAGCTAATTACTTGGCAAAATTCTATGGATTTAGGAGAGCATATGGACGTGTTGGCAGATAATTTTCCTAAGAAAGAAATTTATAATCTATCCTCCCAATTGAGAAGAGCTGCAGACTCCATTGCACTAAATATATCGGAAGGATCGATTGTTCAGTCAAAACCAGAATTTCGAAAATTCATGGGTTACGCAATCCGTTCACTTGCCGAGGTTGTGACATGTATTTATAAGGCCAAAAATAGAAATTATATCGATGTCAATGTATTTCAAAAGCATTACGATGATTCTTATAAGTTGATGAATATGATGATTGCATTCAGGAACAAAATTTGA
- a CDS encoding AI-2E family transporter, whose protein sequence is MTAKTISDGILRALAIVLGIALLLYFLWQIQAVIAYLVIAAVIALLGRPVVYFFLSKLKLPKLLAVVLTMLFLMGILAGVIALFVPLLTEQGKNLSLLNINALQQNLNSLYAEITKYLGASPDMFNKLWDTDLEQSMLERFDVGFIPNFLNTLLGVISTASIGLFSVLFISFFFLKDRLLLQKGILAFVPKRKEKATIHSIEKINNLLSRYFVGLLLQIFVLFVIYTITLLIVGIENAIVIAFLCALFNIIPYIGPIIGGVVMIVLTMTSNLGMDFSSVILPKAGYVLIGLAVGQLVDNFFSQPFIFSNSVKSHPLEIFLIIIIAGLLFGVVGMIVAVPGYTALKVVLKEFLAENKIVKSLTKSL, encoded by the coding sequence ATGACCGCTAAAACCATTTCCGACGGAATATTGCGCGCCTTGGCCATAGTCCTGGGTATTGCCCTGCTGCTGTATTTCCTTTGGCAAATCCAGGCCGTTATCGCCTATCTGGTGATCGCCGCGGTAATCGCGCTGCTCGGTAGGCCCGTGGTCTATTTTTTTCTAAGCAAGTTGAAACTACCGAAGCTACTGGCAGTAGTACTGACTATGCTGTTCTTAATGGGTATTTTAGCCGGGGTCATCGCCCTTTTTGTTCCGCTATTGACCGAGCAGGGAAAGAACCTTTCGTTGCTCAATATCAATGCCCTGCAACAAAATCTCAATTCACTTTACGCCGAGATTACGAAGTACTTAGGGGCATCTCCCGATATGTTCAACAAATTGTGGGACACCGACCTCGAGCAGTCGATGTTGGAGCGCTTTGACGTAGGGTTTATTCCAAATTTTCTGAATACCCTCCTGGGGGTCATCAGCACTGCGAGCATCGGGCTGTTTTCGGTACTTTTCATTTCCTTCTTCTTCCTAAAGGACCGCCTCTTGCTGCAAAAGGGTATTCTAGCTTTTGTTCCCAAAAGAAAGGAGAAGGCCACCATACATTCCATCGAAAAAATCAACAATCTGCTATCCCGCTATTTTGTCGGATTGCTGTTGCAAATCTTTGTGCTGTTCGTCATCTACACCATTACCCTGCTGATCGTCGGCATCGAAAATGCCATCGTTATTGCCTTTTTATGCGCTCTTTTCAATATCATTCCCTATATCGGTCCTATTATCGGGGGCGTCGTAATGATCGTGCTTACCATGACCAGTAATCTTGGAATGGATTTTAGCAGTGTGATACTGCCCAAGGCCGGTTATGTGCTGATCGGATTGGCGGTGGGGCAGCTGGTGGACAATTTCTTTTCGCAACCTTTTATTTTTTCGAACAGCGTGAAATCCCACCCCTTGGAAATCTTTCTGATCATCATTATCGCCGGCTTGCTGTTCGGGGTGGTAGGGATGATTGTCGCAGTACCTGGCTATACCGCGCTGAAGGTCGTTCTAAAGGAATTTTTGGCGGAAAACAAAATCGTAAAATCCCTGACCAAAAGCTTATAG
- a CDS encoding translocation/assembly module TamB domain-containing protein: protein MGKILIRTLLVFLLIGILGTLVLSLPIVQTSFARQVAKTINADFGTNISIDRLRISLISWNTNLKGVYVADYRKDTLFYINELTTSVLSVRNLIKGQLEFGDIDIDELNFKLKTYRDSTSTNLNVFIDKLDDGRPKDPNKPAFFFSSSDVEIANSNFTLLDENRETEQMLHFTDLNISAKDFQISGPEVSADIESMSFKSDQGIEVEKMATEFKYTSEQMRFDSLLISTPGSHLKGHLVFDYQREDFLDFVNKVNLTAEFDDSAVAFDEINMLYDQFGKGKEVNFSSKIRGTLNDLTTEELFVQSDYTGIRGDFNFKNLFTKADPFIMQADMKNVTTSYYELRALMPNILGKSIPSTFEKLGQFTIRGNATVTESSIRTKVNLNTAIGSSYVDLDLTDVNNIDNATYKGFISLIDFDLGEFTDNKKLGETNLDVNVAGKGFVQETLDTEVVGEVYCLHYNNYDYRNIEVSGVVKDQLFDGSLIVDDENLKFDFSGLADFGSARNNFNFNAEVDYADLKRLNFIRDSVSIFKGNIYMEVTGSTLDDLEGDIKFNETVFKNKNDAYYFEDFKVSSNFENDSIRIIDINSPDIITGYLKGNFKVRELGRLVQNSLGSIYTNYRPFEISGGQTLTFNFKIYNKIVEVFFPEVKFDPNTFIKGDIAADQGDFKLNFESPSITAFGNEADDIDIRIDNKNPLFNTFVSVGDLSNSYYDVKDFNLINTTLKDTLFFRTEFKGGSEFDDSYNLNFYHTFNGDNRSVIGLKTSDLSFKGNTWVLNKNNDNKNKVIFNRTLDSISIQEIVMNNSEEEQIRLRGELADSTYKDLELQFKIVSLNKITPSIDSLKLEGEVNGTLNILQKDNIYLPSSNLGIEDFSINAIRVGDLAVGIVGNKDLTEFSVNSQITDNGREKLGIEGHIYNRGDMPEADISIHLDGFELTPFAPLAESILSNMRGDVSGKASINGPVNNPDFGGTLTLNNAGLGVPYLNVDYSFANGSRVDLYDQTFDFEDIAITDTAKKTGATLNGTISHSFFDDWVLDLNVDTKDNRLLVLNTEFEEEVLYYGTGYLNGKGRIFGPTKALNIKVEGETARGTSLKIPLSDVASVGDYSFINFVGKNGLDSVDEKLTLDEFQGLELTFDLDVTPDAEVEIVTDIETGSSLKGSGVGILLIRINTRGAFEMYGDFVVVDGEYNYKFGGVINKTFKVKPGGTIVWDREPLEATLDLEAVYALNANPAPLLDNPGYTRRIPTEVVIKLTNELESPDIEFQIDFPGTNSIVQSELEYRLQDPTVEERNALFLLAQGSFVNDQTGINEQAVTGNLLQSASGLLNQVLGENDNFNLGLSYEQGFYDRSTAFETESRVGVTVSTKISDRLLFNGKVGVPVGGTRETVIAGDFEVQLLLNEEGTLSAKFFNRENDIQEYLADRLGYTQGIGISYEVDFDSFRELFRNILSKNVGAKRSLPDPAKVPTAVMGKDSLLRFYPKSKGRR from the coding sequence TTGGGAAAAATACTGATCCGGACCTTATTGGTGTTTTTATTGATCGGTATTTTGGGCACGCTCGTACTCTCGTTGCCTATTGTCCAAACCAGTTTTGCCCGGCAGGTCGCAAAAACCATCAACGCCGATTTTGGAACGAATATCAGTATCGACCGGCTGCGAATTTCGTTGATTTCCTGGAATACCAACCTAAAGGGAGTCTATGTTGCCGATTACCGAAAAGATACGCTTTTCTACATAAACGAGCTCACCACCTCCGTCTTGAGTGTTCGCAATTTGATCAAAGGCCAGCTGGAATTTGGGGACATCGATATCGACGAGCTAAACTTTAAGCTGAAAACGTACCGCGATTCCACCAGCACCAACTTGAATGTGTTTATCGATAAGTTGGACGACGGCCGTCCTAAAGATCCAAATAAACCGGCCTTTTTCTTTTCTTCCTCCGATGTTGAAATTGCCAACAGTAATTTTACCCTACTGGACGAAAATCGCGAAACCGAACAAATGCTGCATTTTACGGACCTCAACATCAGCGCAAAAGATTTTCAGATTTCGGGACCCGAGGTGTCCGCCGACATCGAGTCGATGTCCTTTAAAAGCGATCAAGGTATCGAGGTGGAGAAAATGGCCACGGAATTCAAGTACACCAGCGAGCAAATGCGCTTCGACTCCCTCCTGATCTCTACCCCGGGTTCACATTTGAAGGGCCATCTCGTGTTCGATTACCAACGTGAAGATTTTCTCGATTTTGTGAACAAGGTCAACCTGACCGCCGAATTTGACGACTCGGCCGTGGCCTTCGACGAGATCAATATGCTCTACGACCAGTTCGGGAAGGGCAAGGAGGTGAACTTTTCTTCAAAGATTCGCGGAACCTTGAACGACCTGACTACCGAAGAGCTCTTTGTACAGTCCGACTACACGGGCATCCGCGGCGATTTTAATTTCAAGAACCTGTTCACCAAGGCCGACCCCTTCATTATGCAGGCCGATATGAAGAACGTAACAACCAGCTATTACGAACTGCGGGCGTTGATGCCCAACATCCTCGGGAAATCCATTCCATCTACCTTTGAAAAGCTGGGTCAGTTTACGATAAGAGGAAATGCCACGGTCACCGAAAGCTCTATCCGCACCAAGGTCAATCTCAATACGGCCATAGGGAGCAGTTATGTCGATCTCGACCTTACCGATGTCAACAATATCGACAATGCGACCTACAAAGGTTTTATATCCCTCATCGATTTCGACCTGGGCGAGTTCACCGATAACAAAAAATTGGGAGAGACAAACCTGGATGTCAACGTAGCCGGCAAGGGTTTCGTGCAAGAAACTTTAGATACCGAAGTGGTCGGTGAGGTGTATTGCCTACACTATAACAACTACGACTACCGGAACATCGAGGTGTCGGGAGTCGTAAAGGACCAGCTTTTCGACGGAAGCCTGATTGTCGACGATGAGAACCTTAAATTCGATTTTTCGGGATTGGCGGATTTCGGATCTGCGCGTAATAATTTTAATTTTAATGCCGAAGTGGACTACGCCGATTTGAAGCGCCTAAATTTCATCAGAGATAGCGTGTCTATATTCAAGGGCAATATCTATATGGAAGTTACGGGCAGTACTTTGGATGATCTTGAAGGCGATATCAAATTCAACGAAACGGTTTTTAAGAACAAGAACGACGCGTACTATTTTGAGGATTTTAAAGTGTCTTCAAATTTCGAGAACGACTCCATTCGAATCATCGATATCAATTCGCCGGATATTATCACCGGATACCTCAAGGGCAATTTCAAGGTCCGGGAACTGGGCCGGTTGGTCCAAAATTCCCTGGGAAGCATCTACACCAATTACCGGCCTTTCGAGATTTCCGGGGGGCAGACCCTGACCTTTAATTTTAAGATATACAATAAGATCGTAGAGGTCTTTTTTCCCGAAGTCAAGTTCGATCCGAATACCTTTATCAAGGGGGATATCGCGGCCGATCAGGGCGATTTCAAGCTGAACTTCGAATCCCCGAGCATAACCGCCTTTGGCAACGAAGCCGATGATATCGATATTCGAATCGACAATAAAAATCCGCTGTTCAATACCTTTGTTTCCGTTGGCGACCTTTCGAACAGCTATTACGACGTTAAAGATTTCAACCTGATCAATACGACCTTAAAGGATACCCTTTTCTTTCGGACGGAATTCAAGGGCGGCAGCGAATTCGACGATAGTTATAACCTGAACTTTTACCACACCTTCAACGGCGATAACCGATCTGTTATCGGGCTAAAGACTTCCGATCTTAGTTTTAAGGGCAATACTTGGGTATTGAACAAGAACAATGATAATAAGAACAAGGTCATTTTTAACCGAACGTTGGACAGTATCAGTATCCAGGAAATTGTGATGAACAATAGCGAGGAAGAACAGATTCGGCTTCGTGGCGAACTAGCTGACTCGACCTATAAAGACCTCGAACTGCAGTTTAAGATCGTATCCCTGAACAAGATTACCCCTAGTATCGATAGCCTGAAATTAGAGGGCGAGGTAAACGGTACGCTCAACATTCTACAGAAGGATAATATTTACCTGCCCTCGTCCAATCTCGGGATCGAAGATTTTTCCATCAACGCCATCCGAGTGGGCGATTTGGCCGTGGGTATCGTAGGGAACAAAGACCTGACCGAGTTCTCGGTCAATTCACAGATAACGGACAACGGGCGTGAAAAGCTGGGGATCGAGGGCCATATTTACAACCGGGGCGACATGCCCGAAGCCGATATTTCAATCCACCTGGACGGATTCGAACTTACCCCCTTCGCTCCCTTGGCGGAGTCCATTTTGAGCAATATGCGGGGCGATGTCAGTGGCAAGGCGAGCATAAACGGACCTGTAAACAATCCTGATTTCGGGGGTACGCTAACATTGAACAATGCGGGGCTGGGAGTACCCTACCTGAACGTCGACTACAGTTTTGCGAACGGTTCGCGGGTGGACCTGTACGATCAGACCTTTGATTTCGAGGATATTGCGATTACCGACACCGCCAAAAAAACAGGTGCGACCTTAAACGGCACGATAAGCCATTCGTTTTTCGATGATTGGGTGCTGGATCTCAATGTGGATACAAAAGATAACCGGTTACTTGTTTTAAATACTGAATTTGAAGAAGAAGTACTGTATTACGGTACGGGATACCTGAACGGAAAGGGTCGGATTTTCGGTCCCACCAAGGCCTTGAATATCAAGGTGGAAGGTGAAACGGCCCGAGGCACCTCCTTAAAGATTCCCCTGAGCGACGTGGCATCGGTGGGAGACTATTCCTTTATTAATTTTGTGGGAAAAAACGGGTTGGACTCCGTTGACGAAAAGCTCACCTTGGACGAATTTCAAGGACTGGAACTCACGTTCGACCTCGATGTAACCCCGGATGCCGAAGTGGAAATTGTTACGGATATCGAAACCGGTAGCTCCCTAAAGGGAAGCGGGGTGGGCATTCTGCTGATCCGTATCAATACGCGCGGGGCCTTTGAAATGTATGGGGATTTTGTTGTGGTCGATGGGGAATACAACTATAAGTTCGGGGGCGTAATCAACAAGACCTTCAAGGTAAAACCCGGCGGCACCATTGTTTGGGACCGTGAACCCCTTGAGGCTACCTTAGACCTGGAGGCGGTCTATGCCTTGAACGCCAATCCGGCGCCCCTGCTCGATAATCCCGGGTACACCCGGCGGATTCCCACCGAAGTGGTCATCAAGCTGACCAACGAATTGGAGAGTCCCGATATCGAATTCCAAATCGATTTTCCAGGTACGAACTCCATTGTGCAGTCCGAATTGGAATACCGGCTTCAAGACCCCACCGTGGAAGAGCGCAACGCCCTTTTTCTTTTGGCACAAGGCTCGTTCGTCAACGACCAGACCGGCATCAACGAACAGGCGGTGACCGGCAACCTCTTGCAATCCGCATCGGGACTTCTGAACCAGGTGCTGGGGGAAAACGATAATTTCAACTTGGGCCTGTCGTACGAACAAGGTTTTTATGATCGGAGTACGGCCTTTGAGACAGAAAGCCGGGTAGGGGTCACCGTATCGACCAAGATCAGCGATCGATTGCTGTTCAACGGTAAGGTAGGCGTACCGGTAGGTGGCACCCGCGAAACCGTAATCGCAGGCGACTTTGAAGTGCAGCTGCTGCTCAATGAAGAAGGTACGCTGAGTGCCAAATTTTTCAACCGCGAAAACGATATCCAAGAGTATCTGGCCGACAGATTAGGCTATACCCAAGGGATCGGGATTTCGTATGAGGTGGACTTCGATAGTTTTCGGGAACTTTTTAGGAACATCCTAAGTAAAAATGTAGGCGCTAAAAGAAGCCTACCGGATCCCGCCAAAGTGCCTACCGCCGTGATGGGCAAGGACAGCCTGTTGCGGTTTTATCCCAAGTCGAAGGGGAGGAGGTAA
- the tsaD gene encoding tRNA (adenosine(37)-N6)-threonylcarbamoyltransferase complex transferase subunit TsaD → MKREKINILAIESSCDDTSAAVLRGKEVLSNVVATQKIHEEYGGVVPELASRAHQQHIVPVVHQALAKANMDKRELSAIAFTRGPGLMGSLLVGTSFAKSLAMGLSVPLIEVNHMQAHILAHFIAEDGDGDGPQFPFLALTISGGHTQIVLVRDYFDMEILGETLDDAVGEAFDKSAKLLGLPYPGGPLVDKYARQGNPDVFSFPKPKVKGLDFSFSGLKTSILYFVQRETAKDPDFIKKNLKDICASIQKTITGILVDKLKKASKQTGIDRIAIGGGVSANSGIRKALQQAEKDEGWTTYIPKFEYCTDNAAMIGIVGYFKYLEGSFADQAVSAKARYGIDG, encoded by the coding sequence TTGAAACGAGAAAAGATTAACATTCTTGCCATCGAATCGTCCTGTGACGACACCTCTGCTGCGGTTCTGCGGGGCAAAGAGGTGCTCAGCAATGTGGTGGCCACCCAAAAGATCCATGAGGAATACGGGGGCGTAGTGCCCGAACTGGCCTCGCGGGCACATCAGCAGCATATCGTTCCCGTGGTACACCAAGCCTTGGCCAAGGCAAATATGGATAAACGTGAGCTATCGGCCATCGCCTTTACCCGGGGTCCAGGGCTGATGGGCTCGCTGTTGGTAGGTACTTCGTTTGCAAAATCTTTGGCGATGGGCCTGAGTGTTCCCTTGATCGAAGTGAACCATATGCAGGCCCATATCTTGGCCCATTTTATCGCGGAAGACGGGGACGGGGACGGCCCCCAATTCCCCTTTTTGGCACTGACGATCAGCGGGGGGCATACCCAGATTGTCCTGGTCAGGGACTATTTCGACATGGAAATCCTCGGCGAGACCTTGGACGATGCCGTGGGAGAAGCCTTTGACAAGAGCGCGAAGTTATTGGGACTCCCCTACCCCGGGGGACCTTTGGTGGATAAGTACGCCAGACAGGGAAACCCCGATGTGTTCTCCTTTCCTAAACCCAAGGTAAAGGGACTCGATTTTAGTTTTAGTGGCCTAAAGACCAGTATTCTCTATTTTGTGCAGCGCGAGACCGCGAAGGACCCTGATTTTATAAAGAAGAATTTGAAGGATATCTGTGCCTCCATCCAAAAGACCATTACGGGGATTTTGGTGGACAAGCTCAAAAAGGCCTCGAAACAAACTGGAATCGACCGTATTGCCATCGGCGGCGGGGTTTCGGCCAATTCCGGTATTCGAAAAGCCCTTCAGCAGGCCGAAAAAGATGAGGGTTGGACGACCTACATTCCAAAGTTCGAATACTGCACCGATAACGCCGCAATGATCGGAATCGTGGGGTATTTCAAGTACCTAGAAGGCAGTTTTGCCGATCAAGCGGTCTCGGCGAAAGCGAGATATGGCATTGATGGGTAG